The Candidatus Defluviibacterium haderslevense DNA window GCAACGTGTGTGCTTCTTGTAACATCCGATACGACTTGCCTACACCAGCACTCATACCAATGTAAACTTTAAATTTACCTTTTCTTGACTTTTTAATTAAATCGAGAAATTCTTGTGCTGATTTTCTGGTTTCTTCCATAGAATTTTAATTTAAGTCAAAAAAAAGCCAGATGGTTAATGCTCATTAATTTTATTATTTTTTTAGAACGTAATGCCTAATGACGATGTTAGAAAATAGTTGGCTTTGTTTGATTTACTGTCCAAGAGGAAAATTTGATCTTTACTGCTTAATCCTCTGCCTTCAATTCTAAACATCACATGATCCGTCGGCAAATAATCAAAGTTAATGGAATATCCAAATGTTTGAAATCCATTGGCAGTGTTTGTTGCTATTATTACACCATTTTTATCTGAATAATACTCTCCCCGTGCAGCAATTCTTATTTTTGAAGTTGGTTTATATTGCAGAATTAAAACAGGTGAATACCAGGTATTATATTCACTTGTATCTTTAGTTACTTGTTGCATGCCAATATCAAAACCCGCAGTTATACCAAATTTTTCGGTTAATTGAATTTGTCCATAAAAATTATTAAAGAAGCGCTTTTGAGATAAACTATCAGGTAAATCATTACCAGCAAATGTACTCCAATTGCATGTTATTTTTGAATTCGGCTTGTAAATTAGCTGTGTTCCAAAAGCAGGTGATTGATTTCCGATAACACGTTGTATTCGTTGCCAACCATTCAAGTACATTGCTGCTAGATATAGTTTTTCATTTGTTGAAGTATAACTAAGTTTAATTCCTGACTCATAGTAAGGTGAGTTTTCTGCTAATATACTTCGAGTTAGGTTCCAACAATCCTTTCCAATAGCACTTTCAAAACCAATGTGTGAAGGCATTATCCCTGCATCTATCCAGA harbors:
- a CDS encoding porin, which codes for MKKILFATLALGLFNIKAQELTKTNPLTFSGYVETYYSYDFSQPESHERPSFFYSFNRHNEVNLNLGFVKANYTTEKVRGNFALMGGTYAQYNLAAEQGLLKNIFEANVGVKISNKKNIWIDAGIMPSHIGFESAIGKDCWNLTRSILAENSPYYESGIKLSYTSTNEKLYLAAMYLNGWQRIQRVIGNQSPAFGTQLIYKPNSKITCNWSTFAGNDLPDSLSQKRFFNNFYGQIQLTEKFGITAGFDIGMQQVTKDTSEYNTWYSPVLILQYKPTSKIRIAARGEYYSDKNGVIIATNTANGFQTFGYSINFDYLPTDHVMFRIEGRGLSSKDQIFLLDSKSNKANYFLTSSLGITF